The Bacillota bacterium genome window below encodes:
- a CDS encoding IS3 family transposase, with amino-acid sequence VFSSQQELDLELFDYVNWFNNVRIHGSLDYLTPNEYKLMHL; translated from the coding sequence GTTTTCTCTAGCCAACAGGAACTTGACCTTGAACTCTTTGATTATGTAAACTGGTTCAACAATGTTCGCATACACGGATCACTGGACTATCTAACACCGAATGAGTACAAGCTAATGCACCTTTAA